Proteins encoded together in one Lathyrus oleraceus cultivar Zhongwan6 chromosome 5, CAAS_Psat_ZW6_1.0, whole genome shotgun sequence window:
- the LOC127082330 gene encoding uncharacterized protein LOC127082330, which translates to MSKQSSSTHMHVPTETSESSFPNVRANEPFQMINLVDLVLDVAPLSTIHPPPQKKATPSVSKTVKTYDVQTSLEKEYIPDNNSSEKAEENVPEHDALERRSKKKENGCVPEHAARERRSKNKVDHVVNVDELTSDEELLTNIATPSITKRLQRCKGKAVVFEYSPSREMKIKYGGLKGTPSRSSIGKSHVGPTRSWSKVVTPTRKRKVVSSSESEFHFEKDIQDITPVKRSANKKPHDAMPKAPLDNASLHYVKNAKRWKYDIQRRVALKRELGKDALKCKEVVELIEVVGLMKIVTKFGPCYESLVKEFVMTIPDGCDDMKSDDYGKVYVRVNVVTFFPVMINKFLGRTEEPQAELEVIDDQVCKEITAKQVRHWPNKRKLSAEKLSVKYTILHRIGTANWVHTNHTSTISTGLGKFIYTIGTRRASDFEKYIFEQVFKQAFSTTVKMPICFPSLIYGIILNQHPGILLPIDSVKKMYSPLSLHYKLFAGTHVPYIVMTSSQVPDPVISKKSVIAQLKETCKELEDFIRSNTSTKIKLDSLIKAMMEEEKKEVLQGGNGNEGIDVQDYASGDDAETDEENEAEEEEYATVDSDSQEDI; encoded by the exons ATGTCAAAACAATCTTCATCCACACACATGCATGTCCCAACTGAAACCAGTGAATCATCTTTCCCAAATGTTAGGGCAAATGAACCATTTCAAATGATCAACCTGGTGGATCTGGTCTTAGATGTTGCTCCTTTATCCACGATTCATCCACCTCCTCAAAAGAAAGCTACGCCTTCTGTGTCTAAAACTGTCAAGACTTATG ATGTTCAAACATCTTTGGAAAAAGAATATATCCCTGACAATAATTCTAGTGAAAAAGCTGAGGAAAATGTTCCGGAACATGATGCTCTTGAAAGAAGGAGTAAGAAGAAGGAAAATGGGTGTGTCCCTGAGCATGCTGCTCGTGAAAGAAGAAGTAAAAATAAAGTTGATCATGTTGTAAATGTTGATGAACTAACTTCTGATGAAGAACTCCTTACCAATATTGCAACTCCTAGTATAACCAAGAGACTACAGAGATGTAAAGGAAAGGCAGTGGTGTTTGAATATTCTCCCTCCAGGGAAATGAAGATAAAATATGGTGGTTTGAAAGGCACTCCTTCTAGAAGCTCCATAGGAAAATCTCATGTTGGTCCTACTAGATCATGGAGTAAAGTTGTTACCCCTACTAGAAAGAGGAAAGTTGTCTCTTCTAGTGAATCTGAGTTTCATTTCGAAAAGGATATCCAAGACATCACACCTGTAAAAAGATCTGCTAACAAGAAGCCTCATGATGCTATGCCCAAGGCTCCACTGGACAATGCTTCTTTACATTATGTGAAGAATGCTAAAAGGTGGAAATATGACATTCAAAGGAGGGTAGCTCTGAAGAGGGAATTGGGTAAGGATGCCCTAAAGTGTAAGGAGGTTGTAGAACTTATAGAAGTTGTTGGGTTGATGAAGATTGTCACTAAATTTGGCCCTTGTTATGAAAGCTTAGTTAAGGAGTTTGTGATGACTATTCCTGATGGGTGTGATGATATGAAAAGTGATGACTATGGGAAGGTATATGTTAGAgtaaatgttgtgacatttttcccagttaTGATCAACAAATTTCTAGGAAGAACAGAAGAACCTCAGGCTGAGCTAGAGGTTATAGATGACCAGGTGTGCAAGGAGATAACTGCCAAGCAGGTCAGACACTGGCCAAACAAAAGGAAGTTGTCTGCTGAAAAGTTGAGTGTCAAATATACTATTCTTCATAGAATTGGGACTGCCAACTGGGTGCACACTAATCACACCTCAACCATCTCTACTGGTCTTGGGAAGTTTATTTATACTATTGGGACAAGAAGAGcgtctgactttgaaaaatacatCTTTGAACAAGTTTTCAAACAAGCCTTCTCCACTACTGTAAAAATGCCTATCTGCTTTCCATCCCTCATCTATGGAATCATCCTAAACCAACATCCTGGTATTTTACTTCCTATTGATAGTGTGAAGAAAATGTATTCTCCCTTATCACTCCACTACAAGCTTTTTGCTGGAACACATGTCCCAtatattgtcatgacatcttcTCAGGTACCTGACCCTGTCATCTCCAAGAAGAGTGTTATTGCTCAGCTTAAGGAGACTTGTAAAGAGTTAGAGGATTTCATCAGATCTAACACTTCAACAAAGATCAAACTTGATTCATTGATAAAGGCTATGATGGAAGAAGAGAAGAAGGAAGTTCTACAGGGTGGTAATGGAAATGAAGGAATTGATGTTCAGGACTACGCTAGTGGGGATGATGCTGAAACTGATGAAGAGAATGAAGCTGAAGAAGAAGAGTATGCCACTGTTGACTCAGATAGTCAGGAAGATATCTGA
- the LOC127082331 gene encoding uncharacterized protein LOC127082331, with translation MEKMKLDSTIVGREEEVTLLKFKLVNMTNSMCMLNNGSKDFDEILEVGKMCNDVKGICFDSSSTRKEVKVSTKESVPPMKKAKVQMVGYVSQQHARHMYPQYIRNKRSSWRCHHYGIYGHIRPFWIGHEFSTPITPQQNGVVKRKNGILQESARFMLHAKNLSYYFWAKAINIACHIRNCVTIRSGAKATQYDLWKGRKPIVKYFYVLGSKCYILSNRDKRRKMDPKSDEGIFLGYFINRRAYIVYNNHAKTMMESINVFIDDTLGDKKEDEDEYDVSPQ, from the exons ATGGAAAAAATGAAACTCGACTCAACCATTGTAGGCCGGGAAGAGGAAGTTACCTTGTTAAAATTCAAGCTTGTAAATATGACAAATTCTATGTGTATGTTAAATAATGGTTCTAAGGATTTTGATGAAATCCTAGAAGTTGGAAAGATGTGTAATGACGTGAAGGGAATATGTTTTGATTCCAGCTCCACGAGAAAAGAAGTAAAAGTTTCAACTAAGGAATCTGTTCCCCCTATGAAAAAGGCTAAAGTACAGATGGTGGGTTATGTGTCTCAGCAACATGCTCGACATATGTACCCTCAGTACATAAGAAACAAGAGATCATCATGGAGATGTCACCACTATGGAATATATGGCCATATAAGGCCCTTTT GGATTGGTCATGAATTCTCAACCCCTATcactcctcaacaaaatggagtagtaAAGAGAAAGAATGGGATCCTACAAGAGTCGGCTAGATTCATGTTGCATGCCAAGAACCTATCTTACTATTTTTGGGCTAAAGCAATAAACATAGCTTGTCACATTCGCAATTGTGTAACCATAAGATCTGGAGCCAAAGCAACTCAGTATGATTTGTGGAAAGGGAGAAAACCAATTGTCAAATACTTTTATGTATTGGGTAGCAAGTGTTATATCTTGTCAAATCGTGATaaaagaagaaagatggatcccaagagtgatgaaggaattTTCCTAGGATATTTCATCAATAGAAGAGCTTACATAGTGTATAATAATCATGCCAAGACTATGATGGAATCTATAAATGTTTTCATTGATGATACTCTTGGAGATAagaaagaagatgaagatgaataTGATGTTTCTCCTCAATAA
- the LOC127086896 gene encoding transcription factor bHLH162 — protein MDRYQQIGQPSSLPKVERKVVEKNRRNKMKSLFSSLNSLCPNYNPKEALPLPDQIDEAINYIKSLETSLKSAKEKKESLIINKRSRSGCSSSSRAKIEIHENGSSLQVILTCGVDEQFIFCEIMRILHEDYVEVISANSSLAGDSVIHVVHAENPQSMFQFGATKVSERLKRFVNGSEREVQIEPQLWDFENGNESWDLSSIVNKNLQYS, from the exons ATGGATCGCTATCAACAAATAGGTCAACCTAGTTCTTTACCAAAAGTAGAAAGAAAGGTTGTTGAGAAAAATAGAAGAAATAAGATGAAGAGTCTCTTTTCCAGCCTCAATTCTCTTTGCCCTAACTATAATCCCAAG GAAGCTTTACCATTACCAGATCAAATAGACGAAGCTATAAACTACATTAAGAGCTTAGAGACAAGTTTGAAATCGGCGAAGGAGAAGAAAGAAAGTTTAATTATAAACAAGAGATCGCGTAGTGGCTGTTCGAGTTCTTCAAGAGCAAAAATAGAGATTCATGAAAATGGTTCTTCTCTACAAGTTATTCTAACATGTGGGGTTGACGAACAGTTTATTTTCTGTGAAATTATGAGAATATTGCATGAAGATTACGTGGAGGTCATCTCTGCAAATTCTTCATTGGCAGGAGATTCAGTTATTCATGTTGTGCATGCAGAG AATCCGCAATCAATGTTTCAATTTGGAGCAACCAAAGTTAGTGAGAGATTGAAAAGGTTTGTGAATGGATCTGAGAGAGAGGTGCAAATTGAGCCTCAGTTGTGGGATTTTGAGAATGGAAATGAGAGTTGGGATCTAAGTTCTATAGTAAACAAGAATTTACAATATTCTtaa